The nucleotide sequence ACCCCACCCGTTGGAATCCTTGTTTTTGGGACGGTGTGCCGTTGGCTGGAGGTCTACTAATAATCATCCCTTGAGATGAATCGTCCCATCGCTCGTTGAGTCCTTCATAGGGTCGTGTGTATTCATTTCTCGTTGATAGCGTATGGAGACTTCTCTGCATAATTCGTTTGAATACGGGAGCCGATGCAACCCCTCCATAGATTGCCCTTCCTCCATCTATGGTACTGGCTCGTGGACGGTCCATCACAACAAGTAAGACTAAAGGCTCAGAAACTCCGAGTGCACTCCCATCAGCAAACCCTGCAAACGAAGCGACATACGCATCATCTTCGTATCCTCTTCCATCCTCTCGAGGCCTTTGAGCTGTTCCTGTTTTTCCACCGACGATTACCCCAGGAATACGAGCTCGAGATCCCGTCCCCTCTTTCTCTTCCACTACTCCTACCAACATTCTTTTAGCAAGGTTCGCCGTATCAGGTGTGAGTACCCGCTCAGGAAGCTCTGGAGAAACGTCATCCAGGATCAGTGAGACGCTCGGAAGAATGCCACCATTGGCCAGCGCAGACATTGCTCGAACAATTTGCAATGGAGTAACCGCAACGCCCTGTCCAAAAGAATGAGTTGCGATGTCTATTGGATACCACTGTTTCGGATTCCTCAAAAGTCCAGATGATTCACCAGGAAATGGAAGTCCTGTTTTCGAGCCAAAACCAAAACGACGAAGCCCTTGATAAATCCGCTCCTTTCCGAGTCGATCTCCCAGCTTGGTCATACCAATATTTGAGGAATGAACAACTACATTGTAAGTCGAAAGCAAACTGCTTGGATGTACATCATTAATGGTGTGGCCGCCATAGCGGTAAGAACCCTTCTCACAATTAATCAACTCATGAAAATGAGTCTCTTCCTCTTCGATTGCCATAGCCGCAATGAATGGTTTTAGAATTGAGCCTGGCTCAAAGGACAATTCAAGCGCGTGATTCTTTAAGAGCTCTCGACTATCGAGAGCAAGCTGATTGAAGTTTGGGCTTGGAGACTGGCTCATTCCAAGAATTTCTCCAGATGTAGCATTCATCATTACGGCGAACGCTCGATCGGCTTGTGCCTTCTGCCGTCCTTCTTCAAGCTCTTCATCCATAATGAGCTGTAATGATGCATCAAGAGTTAGCGATAGCGGCGAGCCTTTAGGGATACCCTTCAGCTCATGACTCACATGCATAAGTTTCCCAAAGCCATCACGAACCACCTCTGTATTCGCCTCTGATGTATTGAGATGTGTATTGAAGCGCGCCTCAAGCCCAGAAAGCCCACCTCCGTCTATCCCGACTTTACCAATGAGGGTTGATGCAGCACTCCCGTACGGATAGTAACGTCTTGACTCAAGAAGGTAACCAACTCCTCGAAGCTCCTCTTTTTCGAGCGCCTCTGCTGTTGGTCGAGGAAGCTGCCTTTTGATCCAAACGAATCGTGACTCAGACTCCATCCGCTGTAGAACATCTTCTTTATCAATTCCGATAAGATTCGCGAGTTTCACCGCCGTGACTTCCTTGTCACGAATTTGATGAGGGCGAATATAAATAGACGCGCTAGGTACAGAGGTTGCAAACAACTTTCCATTACGGTCGCGAATGGCTCCTCTCTCCGCCGCAAGGGTGAAGCTCGAGCCATGCTGCTTCTTTGCGCTTCCTTCCCATGAGTGCGCATCTGCAATTTGTAGATGATACAATCTTCCAATAACGACCATTGCCCAAAGACAAGCGACGGCGCTTACTATTTTCACTCGTGTGCGACGATTTACATGCACTAAAGGAGATGTCTGTGACTCCACTTGGGCACGTGCAGCATAATCTCGAAAAAGGTGGAATTGACTCTCGGACATCAACCATTCACTCCAGCAACAATACGAGTAATTTGTGATGTCTCAGGCTGCTTTAAGTTAAGCTCATCGTATGCTCTTTTTGCCAGCAAGTCGGGGCGAGTTGCTACCGAGTACTGGAGCTCCAGCTCCTGACGTTCATAGTTGAGCGCTTGTGTTTCTTCCCGAAGCTCCGCTATCTGATATCCAAGCTCAATTCCCTCCAATTTCACCCAAATTCTGTGTGAGAGTGAGATAGCAAGCAGTAATACCGCAAGAATATGCAGTGTTGTTTTTGATTTTGCAGCTTCACGATCGAGATAAACAACCTGATGCTCAAGACAAATTGACATAGTTCCCCCCTGTATAACCTTTCTTACCTCACCTCATTTGCCGAAAACTGAAAAACACGTAAACGCGCACTCCTTGAGCGTGGATTCGCCTCTTGCTCCTTTGCTGTTGGCACTATTGCTTTTGGAGTTAATAGACGTCCCAAAGACTGGCTCTCATGCTGAAATACACCAGGCACATTTGCTGGCAATCCTTCTCCCCTCCACTTTCTCATTCGTCTTGCAACTAATTTATCTTCTAACGAATGAAAGGAAATGCACGCAAAGATCCCGCCTGAAGCTATGGCTGTCGGCACAAAGTTCAGAAGATTCTCAATCTGTTCAAACTCAGCATTTACCTCTATTCGAATAGCCTGAAAAACTACGGTGGCAGGATGCTTTCCAAACCGATCCTTCATCGGAGTTGCGTTTACAATTGCATCAGCAAGCGAATCAGAAGTGTGAAATGGACGCTGTGACAAAATTGCTGAGACGTATCGCTTAAGATTCTTTCGAACGCCTCCTTCAGCAAGAACGCGCGTTAATTCTCCAGCGGTGTAGTTATTCACGACAGTCTCGGCTGTCAGCTCATCCTCTGGATTCATCCGCATATCAAGGCGGGAATCTTCTCGGAAAGATATTCCTCTTCCGTCTTCAATTTGGTCAGAAGAAAGCCCTAAATCGGCTAAGATGCCACTAAAAGGTCCGTGCTTTGATATTGTTTCGAGTTCAGAGAAGGAGTGGTGATGCAATGAAAATCGTCCTTCAAATGGTTTCAGTCGGCTTGCAGCTCTGCTAAGAGCCTTTTGATCGCGGTCGATTCCAACGACTTGCACACTTTCTGACGCTTTCAACATTGCTTCCATATGACCCGCGCCGCCTACCGTACAATCAAGAAAAACTCCGCCTCTGTCGAGCTTTAACGCCTTAATAACCTCTTCCAGGAGGACCGAAACATGCACCGTAACTTCTCCTGGCATACCTGCAATCCTTCATGCCCCCTTAGATATCTACATCTGAGAACAACTCAGGGTTCTCTAAAAGCGCCTGTTCAGTCTCTTGAAAAATATGTTCCCAAACTCGGCTATCCCAAATCCGGAATCCGTGAATTGAGCTCGTAAATGTCACCTCACGCTCAAGACTTGCATATTGTCGAAGGTGTGCTGGAAGAAGGATTCGCCCAGAGCGGTCAAGCGGACACTCCGCAGCACGACTTAAGTAAAAATTCTCAAGCCGCTGAAGTTTACTGCTAAACCGACTCTTCGCCCGAAGCCGCGCTTCAAAGTCACGCCATGCGGGTTCGGCGAATCCTTCAACACAACGAGAACCGTCTGAAATGTAGTTCGTAAGAACGACACTAGTACAACCTGCTCCTCCAAGAACTCGACGGAACTCTGAAGGCAAACTCACCCGACCCTTATCGTCGAGCGAGTGAGAAAAGTTGCCCCGGAATGAAAGTAGCGAACCTGTAGAAACCTCTTGTTCTAACTCTGATTGAGAAGAAGGAGGATCATTCCCCATATCAAGCCACTCAAAAAACGGTTAGAGAATCTCGCGGGGCACCACTAAACGAAATTCCCAGTTTATCCCACTTTCACCCACTCCAGCCATAGTAGTGCCAAACAGGCTTTCCCGTCAACCAAAAAACCTCGAGATTTAGCAACTTTAAGTGAGATAAAGTAAAATCCGTTGAAAAGTTGATGCGTGACAACACATTAGCCGAAGAGCTTGGAAGTCAGCCTGACGAAACGAGAGAGGCCCCTCTCACGTCTTCCGCAAGAGGGGCCTCTCCTGAACTTGTGGGCTTCGCTATCAAGAAACAAAGCCCTCTTCTTTTTGAGAAGGGTATTAAGCGATATCGAAACGATCCAGATTCATCACCTTCGCCCATGCAGAGACAAAGTCATGAACAAATTTCTCTTCGCCGTCGCTCGCACCATAGACTTCAGCAAGAGCTCTGAGTTGAGAGTTCGAACCGAATACAAGGTCGCATGCCGTACCTGTCCACTTCACTTCCCCACTGGCACGATCTCTTCCTTCATAGAAGTGACTGCATTTTGCTGATTTTTCCCACTCAAGATTGTTATCAAGCAGGTGAACGAAAAAGTCATTCGAGAGAACTTCTTTCCGTTCGGTAAAAACACCAAGTGGAGAATTTCCAACATTCGCATTTAAGACCCGCATCCCTCCAACGAGCACCGTCATCTGAGGAGCGGTAAGCGTTAGAAGACATGCTTTCTCAAGCAACTGCTCTTCCGCTGGAATCCCAACACTCTCCTTCCCAATAAAGTTTCTAAAGCCATCACTTTTTGGCTCAAGAACTGCGAATGAATCTACATCCGTCTGCTCTTGCAAGGCATCGGTTCGGCCTGGTGTGAAAGGAACCCTGACATCATATCCAGCTTTTTTAGCTGCTGCTTCAACAGCCGCGCATCCACCAAGCACAATCAAATCCGCCGCTGAGATACGCTTATTCCCGGACTGACTCGAATTAAAGTCCTCTTGAATATCCGCTATGGCCTTCAAAGCCTTCTCAAGCTCTGCTGGCTCATTTACCTCCCAGGAGCGCTGTGGATTAAGTCGAATCCTCGCTCCATTGGCACCACCACGCTTATCAGTTCCTCGAAACGTTGATGCAGATCCCCATGCAGTTGCAACCAAAGTTGAAATCGAAAGACCTGATGCCAGCAACTTCTCCTTCAATGTCTCAATATCCTGCTCACCAACCAACTCATGATCGAGGGCAGGCACTGGATCCTGCCAAATCTGTGGTTCTGAAGGCACCAGAGTTCCAAGGCACCTTGAAACTGGCCCCATGTCACGATGCGTCAACTTATACCATGCTTTCGCAAACGCTAATCCAAACTCCGCAGGATTCTCGTAAAATCGTCTGGATATCGGTTCGTACGCTGGATCCATCCGCAATGCCACGTCAGTTGTTAACATCATCGGCGCATGTCGCTTTGATGCATCGTGAGCATCTGGAACCGCATCTTTTGCAGCACCATCTTTAGGCTTCCACTGCCACGCACCACCTGGGCCCTTTCCCACTTCCCAGTCGTACTCAAAAAGGTTTTCAAAGTAGTTGTTATCCCACTTGGCCGGCTCATTCGTCCAAGCTCCTTCTATTCCACTGGTAATGGTTGCTGCTCCGTTTCCGCTTTCAAAGGAGTTTTTCCATCCAAGGCCCTGCTGCTCTATCGGAGCCCCCTCAGGCTCGACCCCTACATACTTCCCGGCGTCTGCTGCTCCGTGACATTTTCCGAACGTATGACCACCAGCAATCAAGGCCACTGTTTCTTCATCATTCATCGCCATTCTGGCAAACGTCTCACGGATATCCCGAGCTGCAGCCACAGGATCGGGCTCACCGTTTGGTCCTTCAGGGTTCACGTATATCAGACCCATTTGTACCGCGGCTAGCGGGTTCTCCAACTCGCGCTCACCTGAGTATCGCTTATCTCCGAGCCACTCTGTCTCAGGCCCCCAATACGTATCTCCTTCTGGCTCCCAAACATCTTCCCTGCCTCCAGAAAAGCCCAACGTTTTAAAACCCATTGATTCCAAAGCGCAGTTGCCTGCAAAGATCATGAGGTCTGCCCATGATATTTTCTGTCCGTATTTTTGCTTTACCGGCCAAAGAAGTCTGCGTGCTTTATCGAGGTTTGCATTATCTGGCCAGCTTCCAAGAGGAGCAAACCGTAGTGTGCCTGAGCATGCCCCTCCGCGACCATCACCGATTCTGTATGTTCCAGCACTGTGCCAAGCCATACGAATAAAGAGTGGTCCATAGTGACCGTAATCAGCAGGCCACCAGCTTTGAGAGGTTTTCATCACTTGCTCAACATCGGCCCGAAGCTCTTCGAGGTTTACTTTAAGAAACTCTTCTCCATAGTTAAATTCAGGTGCCATTGGATTAGACTGTCGAGAATTTTGATTCAGTATTTGAAGATTCAGTTGTTCAGGCCACCAGTCTTTATTTGATAACGCACCAGCCTCTGTATGTCGTCGAATACCTCCCATTACTGGGCATTTATTTTCTTCCGTCATGTTCTCTCCAATAAAATACTGAAAGTATCACCACCTAACGGCATCACTTCCTCATAGCGAACCGTGGCAAACCACGCCTTTATGCCTATCACGAAATCAAGCTGGATTAAAGAAGCTTTGGTTGGTTATTTCATCCCTACGAAACACTCAATCTCGATTCCACCTAGCAGCACTGATACGAGTGTATCAAAAAGCAGAAACATAAGTTGCTCTACAGTGCTACTCCATAGTGCTGCTCCACAGCACTACTCCACAGCACTACTCCACAGTCACACTTTTCGCGAGGTTCCGCGGGAGATCCACATCTGTTCCGTTCAACTCGGCGATATAGTACGCAATGAGCTGCAAAGGAATGGTAAGCAGCACTGGGCTCAGCAGATCATGAAGAAAAGGAATTTCAATTACCCTTTCGCACACCTCCCGAAGATCATCCGCTCTATCTGAATCAGTTACAGCAATGATGCGTCCATCCCGTGATTGGACTTCACGTAAGTTTGACAATGTCTTATCAAACTGTTGGGCAGCTCTTTGCAACGTAATCACTACCGGAAGGTCCTTATCAATCAAGGCAATTGGACCATGCTTCATCTCACCCGCTGGGTAACCTTCTGCATGTATGTAAGATATTTCCTTAAGCTTTAAAGCTCCCTCAAGCGCTACGGGATAGCACGACCCCCTTCCGAGATATAAGAAATCAGAAGCCGTGTAGAATTCTTTGGCAACCTCCTCAAGCTGGGGCTCAAGGGCTAGGGCTTCACGCATCGTTGATGGAAGTTCAATAAGCGCTTGGGCAATCTCCTTTACTCTTTCCGAAGAGACGACTCCTTTCTTTTGGCCAAGAAACGTCGCAAACAAGAGAGCTGAAACTAACTGCGTTGTGAACGCCTTCGTGGAAGCAACACTAATCTCTGGTCCAGCATGAGTAAACAGCACATGGTCTGCCTTCCGTGCAATCGAGGACCCCAACACATTACAAATCGCAAAGGTTTCGCAGTGTTGCTTTGCAAGCTCTAGTGCCGCTAGCGTATCTGCTGTTTCACCCGACTGACTAACAACTCCGACAAGAGATGTCGAGCTCAAAATTGGTTCGCGATAGCGGAACTCTGAAGCATAGTCCACATCGCACGGAATTTTTGCCAGCGCTTCGATAAAAAACTTGGCAACGAGACAAGCATGCCATGCCGTTCCACAGGCCACCAAAGTAATACGTTCAATTGCTTGTACATAGTCTTCATTAAATTCAAGATCTGATAGAAAAATCGAGCCTTCATCAAGATTAAGACGCCCTCGAAACGTCTCGCCCAACACGCCAGGCTGCTCGTGAATTTCCTTCAACATGAAATGCTTGTATCCACCTTTTTGAGCAGTTTCTGCATCCCATGAGACTTCTTCTATCGCACGCTCAACAGGCAGACCTTCGTGTTCAATCCGTATATTTCCAAGCGAGACTTCAGCAAGGTCTCCATCTTCAAGGACAATTACTTTTTTCGTAAATGGAAGAATCGCGGGGATATCACTGGCAATAAATACTTCTCCGTCACCAAGTCCGATAACTATCGGAGTCGCATTTTTCGCAACAAAGATCCGGTCAGGATGTTCTTGATCGATCGCCAAAAATGCATAGCTCCCGCGTAACTTCTTACATGCTGTTTGCAGTGCTTCAAATGGCTCTTTGCCCTTTAGTTCTTTCTCAAACAGCTTTGCCGCAATCTCAGTATCAGTCTCAGAAGCAAAGGTTGCCCCCTCAGCTGCGAGCTCTGCACGCAACTCAAGGTAGTTCTCGATTATTCCATTGTGAATCAGACTCACGCGCCCAGCTCTATGGGGGTGAGCATTGTGCTCCGAGGGTTTGCCGTGTGTTGCCCAACGAGTATGCCCGATACCGAGAGTTCCTTTCTTTCCGCGTGATTCGTCGGCGAGATTATCTCTTAAAGCCTGCAATTTGCCGCGGGCACGAGCAATGAAAACGTCTCCATCCTCAGCGATAGCAACTCCTGCCGAGTCATAGCCGCGATATTCAAGCCGTTGTAGCCCACTTAAGATCACATCCAACGCAGGCGTATCTCCAATATAACCGACGATACCACACATATTTCGCCCCCTCTCAACTAACGGCACAAGACTATACTAATGGCTCACAGATGAGAAGCCTGTCTACGATACACGGCATTCATGGCAAAAATGAACATCGAAAACCTGTTGGAACACAGGTTTTTACCCCTTCTGATTATTCAAATGGACTAAGCGTAAAGAGCTGAGATTCTCCAGTTACGATGATCGATACCTTAGACTACATGGGATACATCCCGATGACGGACCTCAATAGCAGACTCCTCACAATCTCATAGGGTCAAGCAAACCACCGATTTTTACCTCTTTCCCCTTGCTGAAGCTTTCAATGGGCAGCTACCATCCATGGTAACGCAGACTTTCACTCCCATGTTAGCCAAAAAAAGATGGGAATGTGCCGTACTACACCTGATAACGTACGAAACAAAAGAGGAGCTTCTTATGAAAATTAAAGCCATAGCGGCTATGGATGAGGGGCGAGTTATCGGAATTAAGAACTCCCTCCCCTGGGATATCCCAGAAGATATGAGATATTTTATGCGTCTGACGAAAGGGCACTCCGTGTTGATGGGCAGAAAGACCTTTGAATCCACTCCGCTTAACTCCAAGCCGCTTCCCAAGCGGTTAAATATTGTAGTTACGAGAAGTCCCGAAAAATATCAAGAACGAGAGTCTCTTCACTTCATCTCTGATCCAATAGAGTTTTTAGAAAAGTGTAAGAGCGGAGAAATCTCACTTCCATCCGACGAGCTATGGGTCATTGGAGGATCTCACCTGTACGAACAGACAATGCCCCTCTGGGACGAGGCCCACATTACTCTAATAAAGGGGCGACACGAAGGAGATGCCTATTTCCCCCCATTTGAGGACACCTTTGAGCTGGTGTCCAAGGAGGAGATTGAGCCTTGTATATTCCGGCACTTCAAGAAGAAATGAGTCCACTTGGCTCAGGCTTTCATTTCTGATACTTATTTGACTCTTGGAAGAGGGGGAAACCCGAGTCTATCGGTTTAGTTTTCTCCCAATGGGCACCCTTAGCTCAGTTGGATAGAGCACTTGGCTTCGAACCAAGGTGTCGGGAGTTCGAATCTCTCAGGGTGCGCCATCTTTCTTTTTTTCGAATAGAACTCCTGTACTCCCTTGCTATCATAGAGCCACATTTTTGCTATTCGCATTTTGCTCTCTTCGCGTTTCGCGCACCGCGCATGACCTGTCTTCTTTTTACGAATCTCATACGTTCTGAGCACCGACATCAGTATCCGTCCGACGCACTTCTTTTCTGGGAAGCAGTCTCTACAGAGAAGGAATACTATCCTGCCAGCTTATCGTGATTACGCTGAAGGCACTGCCGCTTGAAGAAGCTTCAGTACGACATTTCGATCAAGAGCCCAGAGAAAGGTGGAAAGTCGTGGGCCAGTATCATCAGCAATCAGAAGATTATAAATATCTCGAAAGAACGCTTTTTGACGCGGCTTATTCTCTTCCATCGATGCATCTGCACGTTTCGGTATGGCATATACTGCGTCATTCAGCTCATTAATACTCATCGGCTCTGCGCTCGAGGCGTCACGCTCAAGCAGCTCATAGAGCGCAGTGATATGCTCGACCCGCTCTGAAGTCATCTCATTCACAAAGTCACTATTTGGAGCCTCGAGAAGTTGAATCCGTTCATGAGGATTGAGTGAAAGCCATTTTTGAGCATATTGCATCCTCCGCACTACTCCATCTCGCCCATAGCTCTGACCCATAGCCTCTAAAATATGCATCATCTTATCGGCTTGAAACTGTACGATTTGGCCAAACGAGACTGCTTGTCGGAAAGGAATTGGGTTTTCCTCTATCGGGTCTGAAGAGGTAGCAAGCTCACCTGCAATCTCAACAGCTCGTTGTTGAGAATGGTTTATTTTCTTGCTTCCACTTCGGATACGAGCAAGCTCTCTGTCGAATTCATCATACTGACGAAAAATCTCAGAATCGAATGCAAAGTCAAAAACCTGTTGAGGTCGGGAACGGCTAAAGAGCCACATGAGCAGCCGTGGATCATAAAGGTCTAACAAGTCCGCCGGAGAAACGGTATTTCCGCTCGAGCCAGACATCTTGCCTGCTCCACCACGAATTCCGATGAACTCATAGATAGTTGATACAGGCGGCTCACTCTTGAAAATAGCCCGAGAGATTGCCGATGAGGTGTCAAAGCTTCCATTCTGAGAATGGTGGTCTTTCCCCGCGGGCTCAAAGGCTACTTGCTCGTGCTTCCAACGCATAGCCCAGTCAGATTTCCAGGGAAGTTTTACAATATGAGTTTTTGTAATATCGATTGTTTCCTGATTCCCCGTATCTTTACATCGGTATTCAATGGAGCACTCTCCATCAAAGCTAAGAACTTCGGTATTGCTCTTTCCATTAAAGCTTGAATAGACCGTAATCGGATAATATTGCTCTCGCTCCTGCTCCGTCATCCCCTGAGTTCTAAACTGAGCCATGATCTCAGCTATCTCCCTACGATTTCTTAAGCAGTAAAGGATTGCATCATCGTACGTACCAGCCCTGTACAGCTTATGCTGATACCGATATTCGAGTTCAACTCCCAGGTCCTGCAAAGACTCTTCGAAGCGAAGCTGATGCCTTTTCGCATACGACTCGAGCTTGTCCTCAGGATCAGGAACATCGCAAAGCGGCTTTCCTAGGAATTCAGAGAATGTCTGCGGGACTCCTGCTGGGACTTTCCGAAAAACATCAAAATCATCCCAGGACAAAAGAAACAAAACATTATTCCCCATAGCTTGAAGTGCTTTGAGCACCATTCCAGTAGTAGCAATGTCTCGAAAGTTCCCGATATGGACATGGCCAGAGGGGCTAATGCCTGCTGCTCCGACGTATGTATCACGCCCTGGAAAGACTTTAAGCACCTTCTCGGCGAGTTGCTCCGACCAGTGCCATCCCCCCTTTGGTGGAGCTTGATGATTCTCAGTGCTCATGGCTCTTCTCCTGCTTAAAAAATCCGAAACCGTCCCGCTCTGGTCATACCATAA is from bacterium and encodes:
- the lysS gene encoding lysine--tRNA ligase, translating into MSTENHQAPPKGGWHWSEQLAEKVLKVFPGRDTYVGAAGISPSGHVHIGNFRDIATTGMVLKALQAMGNNVLFLLSWDDFDVFRKVPAGVPQTFSEFLGKPLCDVPDPEDKLESYAKRHQLRFEESLQDLGVELEYRYQHKLYRAGTYDDAILYCLRNRREIAEIMAQFRTQGMTEQEREQYYPITVYSSFNGKSNTEVLSFDGECSIEYRCKDTGNQETIDITKTHIVKLPWKSDWAMRWKHEQVAFEPAGKDHHSQNGSFDTSSAISRAIFKSEPPVSTIYEFIGIRGGAGKMSGSSGNTVSPADLLDLYDPRLLMWLFSRSRPQQVFDFAFDSEIFRQYDEFDRELARIRSGSKKINHSQQRAVEIAGELATSSDPIEENPIPFRQAVSFGQIVQFQADKMMHILEAMGQSYGRDGVVRRMQYAQKWLSLNPHERIQLLEAPNSDFVNEMTSERVEHITALYELLERDASSAEPMSINELNDAVYAIPKRADASMEENKPRQKAFFRDIYNLLIADDTGPRLSTFLWALDRNVVLKLLQAAVPSA
- the katG gene encoding catalase/peroxidase HPI, producing the protein MTEENKCPVMGGIRRHTEAGALSNKDWWPEQLNLQILNQNSRQSNPMAPEFNYGEEFLKVNLEELRADVEQVMKTSQSWWPADYGHYGPLFIRMAWHSAGTYRIGDGRGGACSGTLRFAPLGSWPDNANLDKARRLLWPVKQKYGQKISWADLMIFAGNCALESMGFKTLGFSGGREDVWEPEGDTYWGPETEWLGDKRYSGERELENPLAAVQMGLIYVNPEGPNGEPDPVAAARDIRETFARMAMNDEETVALIAGGHTFGKCHGAADAGKYVGVEPEGAPIEQQGLGWKNSFESGNGAATITSGIEGAWTNEPAKWDNNYFENLFEYDWEVGKGPGGAWQWKPKDGAAKDAVPDAHDASKRHAPMMLTTDVALRMDPAYEPISRRFYENPAEFGLAFAKAWYKLTHRDMGPVSRCLGTLVPSEPQIWQDPVPALDHELVGEQDIETLKEKLLASGLSISTLVATAWGSASTFRGTDKRGGANGARIRLNPQRSWEVNEPAELEKALKAIADIQEDFNSSQSGNKRISAADLIVLGGCAAVEAAAKKAGYDVRVPFTPGRTDALQEQTDVDSFAVLEPKSDGFRNFIGKESVGIPAEEQLLEKACLLTLTAPQMTVLVGGMRVLNANVGNSPLGVFTERKEVLSNDFFVHLLDNNLEWEKSAKCSHFYEGRDRASGEVKWTGTACDLVFGSNSQLRALAEVYGASDGEEKFVHDFVSAWAKVMNLDRFDIA
- the rsmH gene encoding 16S rRNA (cytosine(1402)-N(4))-methyltransferase RsmH — protein: MPGEVTVHVSVLLEEVIKALKLDRGGVFLDCTVGGAGHMEAMLKASESVQVVGIDRDQKALSRAASRLKPFEGRFSLHHHSFSELETISKHGPFSGILADLGLSSDQIEDGRGISFREDSRLDMRMNPEDELTAETVVNNYTAGELTRVLAEGGVRKNLKRYVSAILSQRPFHTSDSLADAIVNATPMKDRFGKHPATVVFQAIRIEVNAEFEQIENLLNFVPTAIASGGIFACISFHSLEDKLVARRMRKWRGEGLPANVPGVFQHESQSLGRLLTPKAIVPTAKEQEANPRSRSARLRVFQFSANEVR
- the glmS gene encoding glutamine--fructose-6-phosphate transaminase (isomerizing) codes for the protein MCGIVGYIGDTPALDVILSGLQRLEYRGYDSAGVAIAEDGDVFIARARGKLQALRDNLADESRGKKGTLGIGHTRWATHGKPSEHNAHPHRAGRVSLIHNGIIENYLELRAELAAEGATFASETDTEIAAKLFEKELKGKEPFEALQTACKKLRGSYAFLAIDQEHPDRIFVAKNATPIVIGLGDGEVFIASDIPAILPFTKKVIVLEDGDLAEVSLGNIRIEHEGLPVERAIEEVSWDAETAQKGGYKHFMLKEIHEQPGVLGETFRGRLNLDEGSIFLSDLEFNEDYVQAIERITLVACGTAWHACLVAKFFIEALAKIPCDVDYASEFRYREPILSSTSLVGVVSQSGETADTLAALELAKQHCETFAICNVLGSSIARKADHVLFTHAGPEISVASTKAFTTQLVSALLFATFLGQKKGVVSSERVKEIAQALIELPSTMREALALEPQLEEVAKEFYTASDFLYLGRGSCYPVALEGALKLKEISYIHAEGYPAGEMKHGPIALIDKDLPVVITLQRAAQQFDKTLSNLREVQSRDGRIIAVTDSDRADDLREVCERVIEIPFLHDLLSPVLLTIPLQLIAYYIAELNGTDVDLPRNLAKSVTVE
- a CDS encoding penicillin-binding protein 2, coding for MSESQFHLFRDYAARAQVESQTSPLVHVNRRTRVKIVSAVACLWAMVVIGRLYHLQIADAHSWEGSAKKQHGSSFTLAAERGAIRDRNGKLFATSVPSASIYIRPHQIRDKEVTAVKLANLIGIDKEDVLQRMESESRFVWIKRQLPRPTAEALEKEELRGVGYLLESRRYYPYGSAASTLIGKVGIDGGGLSGLEARFNTHLNTSEANTEVVRDGFGKLMHVSHELKGIPKGSPLSLTLDASLQLIMDEELEEGRQKAQADRAFAVMMNATSGEILGMSQSPSPNFNQLALDSRELLKNHALELSFEPGSILKPFIAAMAIEEEETHFHELINCEKGSYRYGGHTINDVHPSSLLSTYNVVVHSSNIGMTKLGDRLGKERIYQGLRRFGFGSKTGLPFPGESSGLLRNPKQWYPIDIATHSFGQGVAVTPLQIVRAMSALANGGILPSVSLILDDVSPELPERVLTPDTANLAKRMLVGVVEEKEGTGSRARIPGVIVGGKTGTAQRPREDGRGYEDDAYVASFAGFADGSALGVSEPLVLLVVMDRPRASTIDGGRAIYGGVASAPVFKRIMQRSLHTLSTRNEYTRPYEGLNERWDDSSQGMIISRPPANGTPSQKQGFQRVGYYQ
- a CDS encoding division/cell wall cluster transcriptional repressor MraZ, translating into MGNDPPSSQSELEQEVSTGSLLSFRGNFSHSLDDKGRVSLPSEFRRVLGGAGCTSVVLTNYISDGSRCVEGFAEPAWRDFEARLRAKSRFSSKLQRLENFYLSRAAECPLDRSGRILLPAHLRQYASLEREVTFTSSIHGFRIWDSRVWEHIFQETEQALLENPELFSDVDI
- a CDS encoding dihydrofolate reductase, producing the protein MKIKAIAAMDEGRVIGIKNSLPWDIPEDMRYFMRLTKGHSVLMGRKTFESTPLNSKPLPKRLNIVVTRSPEKYQERESLHFISDPIEFLEKCKSGEISLPSDELWVIGGSHLYEQTMPLWDEAHITLIKGRHEGDAYFPPFEDTFELVSKEEIEPCIFRHFKKK